TTAATATTGATGCAAACTTTTGTCTTTCGGCATTTTTATGTTGCTGCATAGTTAATTCTTTTAAACTCATCTTTGTTTAATTCTTGGGGTTAAATTATATTTAAGTTAATAATTAAAGCTTAATAAAAAAATGTTAGATATTCAATTATCAAAATCAATAAAAAAAAGAAGATCAATATATCCTAAACAGTTTACTGGTGAAAAAATATCTAAAAGACATATTTTGGAATTGCTTGAAAATGCAAATACAGCCCCTACTCATAAAATGACACAACCCTGGTTTTTTAAAATATTTTCAGGAAAAAGTAAATTAGATTTAGTAAAAGAATTAATTAAAATCCAAGAAATTAATTCAGATGATGTAAAAGAAAAATTAATAAATAAATTTGCTTTAACAAGTCATGTTATATGTATATGTATGCGTAAAAGTGAAAATAAAATAATACCCGAATGGGAAGAAGTTGCCGCAACTGCAATGGCAGTTCAAAACTTATGGCTTTCTTGTGTAAATAGTCAAAATATAGGGGGCTACTGGAGCACTCCAAAAGGACATGAAAAACTAAACGAATTTTTAAATCTCAAGACCAATGAAAGAAATCTAGGACTATTCTATTTAGGAATATATAATCACATAACAACTCCAAAAAAAACAAGAAAAAATATAATTAATGATGTATTTTGGTACAATTAATTTATTTAGAATAAATCTAGATAGTTAATTTTTAAAATTATATTATTTAGAATTATTTTAAATTACATATCTTGCACCAATTAAAAAATAAAAATTATGAAAAAAAGTTTATTGATTTTATTATTTGCGATGTTATTTAGTTGTTCTAATAAGAATAAACAAAAAGAAGTTTTAAATATATACTCAAAAAGACACTATCAAGTAGATAAAGATCTATTTAAAAAATTCGAAGAAGAAAACAACATCACTGTTAATGTTGTAAAAGCTAGCTCAGATGAGCTTATTGAAAGAATCAAAACTGAAGGAAAAAAGTGTCCTGCAGATTTACTAATCACGGTAGATGCCGGCAAACTTTATAAAGCTGCAAATGACAACCTGTTAGCAAAAATTAACATAAATGAGATAAGTAAAAATATTAAATCCGAATTAATTGATGCCAACGGCTACTGGCTACCAATTACTTATAGAGCCAGAGTCATTGCGTATAACCCTAGAAAAGTCAATTCTGAAGAATTATCCACATATGAAGACCTTACAAACGAAAAATGGAAAAATAGAATTCTTGTAAGAACATCCACAAACTCATATAATCAAGCATTACTTTCTTCTATAGTTGCACATCACGGAGAAGATTTTGCACTAAACTGGTGTAACAACCTAGTTGATAATTTCGCAAGAAAGCCTAAAGGAAACGATAGAGATCAAATAAGAGCAATTGCTGCAAACATTGGAGACATTGCAATTGTCAACTCTTATTATATAGGACTACTACAATCCTCTCCGGATAGCTTAGACAGACATGTTGGTCAATTAGTAGAAGTGTTTTTTCCTAATCAAGCTCAAAATGAAAGAGGGGCTCATATAAATATTTCTGGTATTGGATTACTTAAAAACTCCCCTAATAAAGACAATGCAATAAAATTTATGAAATTCTTAACATCAGAATATGCTCAAACTTATTATACAAATAATAGCTTTGAATACCCCGTCATCAAAAATATTAAACCTTCAAATACCATTGCAAAATGGGGAGATTT
The sequence above is a segment of the Flavobacteriales bacterium TMED191 genome. Coding sequences within it:
- a CDS encoding nitroreductase, translating into MLDIQLSKSIKKRRSIYPKQFTGEKISKRHILELLENANTAPTHKMTQPWFFKIFSGKSKLDLVKELIKIQEINSDDVKEKLINKFALTSHVICICMRKSENKIIPEWEEVAATAMAVQNLWLSCVNSQNIGGYWSTPKGHEKLNEFLNLKTNERNLGLFYLGIYNHITTPKKTRKNIINDVFWYN
- a CDS encoding extracellular solute-binding protein, encoding MKKSLLILLFAMLFSCSNKNKQKEVLNIYSKRHYQVDKDLFKKFEEENNITVNVVKASSDELIERIKTEGKKCPADLLITVDAGKLYKAANDNLLAKININEISKNIKSELIDANGYWLPITYRARVIAYNPRKVNSEELSTYEDLTNEKWKNRILVRTSTNSYNQALLSSIVAHHGEDFALNWCNNLVDNFARKPKGNDRDQIRAIAANIGDIAIVNSYYIGLLQSSPDSLDRHVGQLVEVFFPNQAQNERGAHINISGIGLLKNSPNKDNAIKFMKFLTSEYAQTYYTNNSFEYPVIKNIKPSNTIAKWGDFKIDSLNLNELGIKRKQAVGIFEKSKWN